From Magnolia sinica isolate HGM2019 chromosome 13, MsV1, whole genome shotgun sequence, one genomic window encodes:
- the LOC131223119 gene encoding umecyanin-like: MASSSSSSSSCMGLIVVVVVAALLQCATAATYTVGDTTGWTIPSGGAQFYPNWAGSKTFVVGDILSFNFSPQSHDVATVTKAQYDACTAPSEGNIIRTSPANITLSTAGNHYYICTFSGHCSAGQKLTVNVVSSSTGNPTTPTVSAGGPSPPPTSGDSTPPNAAPSLVAGFGTAGVVAAVFSAFFL, encoded by the exons atggcttcttcttcttcttcttcttcttcttgcatgggatTGATTGTAGTTGTCGTTGTAGCAGCTTTGCTTCAGTGCGCTACGGCGGCGACCTACACGGTCGGTGACACCACTGGGTGGACGATCCCCTCAGGAGGTGCTCAATTCTACCCCAATTGGGCCGGCAGCAAGACGTTCGTCGTTGGTGACATTCTCT CCTTCAATTTCAGCCCTCAAAGCCACGATGTCGCCACGGTGACGAAGGCACAGTACGATGCCTGCACTGCCCCCTCCGAGGGTAATATCATAAGGACAAGCCCGGCAAACATCACTCTCAGCACTGCTGGCAATCACTACTACATCTGCACATTCTCTGGGCACTGTTCCGCCGGACAGAAGCTAACTGTCAACGTTGTCTCCTCGAGCACCGGCAACCCAACAACCCCCACTGTCTCAGCCGGCGGACcttcaccaccacccacatcaGGCGACTCCACGCCCCCCAACGCTGCCCCATCTCTTGTCGCCGGTTTTGGCACTGCAGGTGTTGTTGCCGCCGTCTTCTCCGCCTTCTTCCTTTAG